Part of the Bdellovibrio bacteriovorus genome, TTTGCAGGTTCGGAATGATATTCGAAACGTAATTAAAAGTGTTCTGCGAATGATTCTTTCCCATTCCTTTCAAGTCGAATATGAAGTCGGGGAGCGAACCACCAAATATTCCATCGATATCAATCAGCAGGATTGTGGTCGTCTTCTGGGCAGTCACGGACGAACAATCGGGGGGCTACGGACGTTAGTGACAGCGATGGCGGCTAGCGCTGGTATAAGAGCTGTCGTCGAGATTAAGAACGAAGAAAGATTTTTCTGAACTCAGGGCTTTCTATTTTTTTTGGCGATCTCATCCAAAAACATGTTCTTAAGTTGTTTTCTTAGTTCCGCGTTCCCGGGATCTCCACATGACTCCGTATCCATCGAAAGGTATTTAAACAAATTCATCTCCAGCGCGGCGATTTTTTCTTCAAGGGCTTTAAAGGGAAGATCGGCTCCGGAACTGGGGCGGCTGAGCCTCTCAATTTGGTTTAAAAGCCTTTCTTGATTTTGCAACACATTCGCAAGTATATTTCGTAATTCCAAATTCTCTGCCACCACGGCAAAATGCTTTTCTTGAAGGTTCAAAAGATACCTTTCCACTTTTTCTTCAGAAATACGACGGACTTCGCTGAGCATGATTTCGTTTTTAAAAGACATAGCCAATTCCTATTCTTAAAAAAGTTTCCGAAAGATTCACACGGGCATCAGAGCTGGCAAAAGAAAGGGCGCTGGTTGATAGCTCGATATTCAAATCATAGCGATAATTCAAATAGTAATCGATTCCCGCCCCCAGGTTCATCACGGCGTATTCGCCTTTAAGAGTCGAGGTGGCGTCGTTGGACTGATAGTCAGGACCCAAATAAAAGTCTCTTTTGCCATAAACAAGGGCAAAATAAGCGTTCCATAAACTTCTTTGACGGGATACGCCCCAATCTGATTTTTCGGTCGTGGTCGTTCCGGTATTGTAGAAATAATATCTCGATCCGATTTCCATGCCAGAGACAGGCATCGAAC contains:
- a CDS encoding KH domain-containing protein — protein: MGEKVLVVKATGLKNKEENLQVRNDIRNVIKSVLRMILSHSFQVEYEVGERTTKYSIDINQQDCGRLLGSHGRTIGGLRTLVTAMAASAGIRAVVEIKNEERFF